The Toxoplasma gondii ME49 chromosome III, whole genome shotgun sequence genome includes a window with the following:
- a CDS encoding hypothetical protein (encoded by transcript TGME49_253670) has product MNNRSVHVCGERHTEAAGQLASSSLLSPHPHCCLPPISHLKRRSVGRHQHLAGGHILQADVQVQWLHCFAAELLGHLSTEM; this is encoded by the exons ATGAACAACAGGagtgtgcatgtgtgcggCGAGAGGCACACTGAAGCTGCTGGACAAC tcGCTTCATCGTCCCTTCTCTCACCACATCCACACTGTTGTCTTCCACCCATTTCCCACCTGAAACGGCGTTCCGTAGGTCGTCACCAACATTTGGCTGGAGGACATATCCTACAGGCTGATGTCCAAGTCCAGTGGCTTCACTGTTTTGCTGCGGAGCTCCTCGGGCATCTGTCGACAGAGATGTAG